In the genome of Candidatus Binatia bacterium, the window CGCCCGGAATATGAATTGGATCAGTAAAGAGCTGTCCGAGAGCGATATTTATTTGCAGCCGTCCCGCCGGGACAAGGACGGGGAGACGGAAACGTTCGGGAATACCCTGCTTGAAGCTCAGCTTCACGGCTTGCCGGTTTTGTCCACGGATTTGGGCGGCATACCCGAAATAGTGGATCACGAGGAAACCGGCTTTTTGGCTCCCGAGTCGGACGCCGAAGCGCTCGCGGAATACTTGGCGACGCTCGTCGAGGATGGACAATTGCGAAAGAGGATGGGTGAACGGGGCAGGAACAACGTGCTCTCTAGGTTCAACTCAAAAAAACAGATGTTGGAGCTCGAGCGAATGCTCATCGATGCGCGGGCGGGCGTTCGTGGGTAGCGCCGTGAAACGGTGGATGTCCAACATTCTCTTGATTTTCATGGGGACGGCGACCGCGGGCCTCGTCGTCGAAATCGGCCTTCGGATCGCCGGTGTTTCATATCCAAGCTTTTATCGCTCGGACGAGCACACCGGCACTTCGCTGCGCCCGGGAATCGAGGCCTGGGAGCGGAACGAAGGCGAAGCCCACGTTCGGATTAACAGCGACGGCCTACGCGATCGCGAGCACCCTAAAGCCAAGCCCGCCAATGCCTTCCGTATCGCAGTCCTCGGGGACTCTTACACGGAAGCGCGGCAAGTGCCGATGGAAGACGCCTTCTGGGCGGTCCTAGAGCGAGACCTGAAAGGCTGTGCGGGCTTGGCTGGGCGGGACGTCGAAGTCATCAACTTCGGCGTGAGCAACTATGGCACCGCGCAGGAGTTGATCACGTTACGCCGGCGGGTTTGGGACTATTTTCCGGACATGGTCATCCTCGCATTTCTGACCGGCAACGATATCCACGACAACCTCCGCGAGCTGTCAGGAGATCCGAAAAGACCTTACTTTGTTTACCAAGACGGCGCACTCACGCTTGACGCCTCGTTTAGAGATTCCGCCATCTACCGGGCGAGCGAGACGGCCTTGGCGCGACTGGGCGCCTGGCTTACCGACTATTCCCGCGTGCTGCAACTGCTTTATCTGGGCAAAAATCGCCTCGTTCGGATCGTCCTCTACCCAAGACCCGCCCACGATCGTCACGGCGAGGTTGGACTGCAGGACTCGGTCTATCTCGAACCCACGAGTTCACTTTGGCGAGAGGCCTGGCGGGTTACGGAGGGCCTCATTGACTTGATGCGAAGCGAAGTGAGACAAAAAGGAGCGGATTTTC includes:
- a CDS encoding SGNH/GDSL hydrolase family protein, encoding MGSAVKRWMSNILLIFMGTATAGLVVEIGLRIAGVSYPSFYRSDEHTGTSLRPGIEAWERNEGEAHVRINSDGLRDREHPKAKPANAFRIAVLGDSYTEARQVPMEDAFWAVLERDLKGCAGLAGRDVEVINFGVSNYGTAQELITLRRRVWDYFPDMVILAFLTGNDIHDNLRELSGDPKRPYFVYQDGALTLDASFRDSAIYRASETALARLGAWLTDYSRVLQLLYLGKNRLVRIVLYPRPAHDRHGEVGLQDSVYLEPTSSLWREAWRVTEGLIDLMRSEVRQKGADFLLVTLSNGIQVHPDPSVRRSYMDRLGAADLFYPDLRIAALGRREGFSVLTLAPEFQAYAEKHQAFLHGFGNNPGAGHWNRDGHRLAGKAISEKVCEQTSRDNVE